In Helianthus annuus cultivar XRQ/B chromosome 9, HanXRQr2.0-SUNRISE, whole genome shotgun sequence, the following are encoded in one genomic region:
- the LOC110877678 gene encoding RNA-binding protein 38 isoform X2 yields MAYQHYRSPFGDTTLTKVFVGGLAWETQTNEMRTYFEQFGDILEAVIITDKVTGKSKGYGFVTYRDPESAKRACEDPNPMIDGRRANCNIASLGRPRPPQGRNQGGNIAFQGTNTMGQGASSSYSGVAQPPQLGPPQPPPPPPSVMYPPYGYATYPPDYAYQQAMYNPALQQPYYHQVYGPTGPTVSTPYYYAPSPRGTFAAPQAQRMQGPPYIYYPTHQMDPSTFPGYLTPPPPTLLLPTRHPFPSPSPTGSQTPQNTTSETEGGAVTSESPNT; encoded by the exons ATGGCTTACCAACATTATCGATCTCCGTTCGGTGACACCACTCTAACCAAAGTCTTTGTTGGTGGACTCGCCTGGGAGACACAAACCAATGAAATGCGTACATACTTTGAACAATTTGGTGACATTCTTGAAGCTGTTATTATTACTGATAAAGTCACCGGCAAGTCTAAGGGTTATGGATTT GTAACTTATCGAGACCCAGAATCTGCAAAACGGGCTTGTGAGGATCCAAACCCTATGATAGATGGAAGAAGAGCTAACTGCAATATTGCGTCTCTTGGTCGACCTCGACCTCCTcaag GAAGGAATCAAGGTGGCAATATTGCATTCCAAGGGACAAATACAATGGGTCAAGGTGCATCATCATCTTATAGTGGAGTGGCACAACCACCACAATTGGGTCCTCCGcaaccacctccaccaccaccgtccgtCATGTATCCTCCGTATGG ATACGCGACGTACCCACCCGATTATGCTTACCAACAA GCAATGTACAATCCAGCACTTCAGCAGCCATACTATCATCAAGTTTATGGGCCCACAGGTCCAACGGTCTCCACACCATATTATTATGCTCCTTCACCCAGAGGAACATTTGCTGCACCACAGGCGCAACGTATGCAAGGACCTCCTTACATTTACTATCCTACGCACCAGATGGACCCGTCAACATTCCCTGGCTATCTTACGCCCCCTCCTCCCACTTTGTTACTCCCCACCAGGCATCCTTTTCCTTCTCCCTCCCCTACGG GTTCCCAGACGCCACAAAATACAACAAGTGAAACAGAAGGTGGTGCAGTAACGTCAGAGAGTCCAAACACCTAA
- the LOC110877678 gene encoding RNA-binding protein 38 isoform X1, giving the protein MAYQHYRSPFGDTTLTKVFVGGLAWETQTNEMRTYFEQFGDILEAVIITDKVTGKSKGYGFVTYRDPESAKRACEDPNPMIDGRRANCNIASLGRPRPPQGRNQGGNIAFQGTNTMGQGASSSYSGVAQPPQLGPPQPPPPPPSVMYPPYGYATYPPDYAYQQQAMYNPALQQPYYHQVYGPTGPTVSTPYYYAPSPRGTFAAPQAQRMQGPPYIYYPTHQMDPSTFPGYLTPPPPTLLLPTRHPFPSPSPTGSQTPQNTTSETEGGAVTSESPNT; this is encoded by the exons ATGGCTTACCAACATTATCGATCTCCGTTCGGTGACACCACTCTAACCAAAGTCTTTGTTGGTGGACTCGCCTGGGAGACACAAACCAATGAAATGCGTACATACTTTGAACAATTTGGTGACATTCTTGAAGCTGTTATTATTACTGATAAAGTCACCGGCAAGTCTAAGGGTTATGGATTT GTAACTTATCGAGACCCAGAATCTGCAAAACGGGCTTGTGAGGATCCAAACCCTATGATAGATGGAAGAAGAGCTAACTGCAATATTGCGTCTCTTGGTCGACCTCGACCTCCTcaag GAAGGAATCAAGGTGGCAATATTGCATTCCAAGGGACAAATACAATGGGTCAAGGTGCATCATCATCTTATAGTGGAGTGGCACAACCACCACAATTGGGTCCTCCGcaaccacctccaccaccaccgtccgtCATGTATCCTCCGTATGG ATACGCGACGTACCCACCCGATTATGCTTACCAACAA CAGGCAATGTACAATCCAGCACTTCAGCAGCCATACTATCATCAAGTTTATGGGCCCACAGGTCCAACGGTCTCCACACCATATTATTATGCTCCTTCACCCAGAGGAACATTTGCTGCACCACAGGCGCAACGTATGCAAGGACCTCCTTACATTTACTATCCTACGCACCAGATGGACCCGTCAACATTCCCTGGCTATCTTACGCCCCCTCCTCCCACTTTGTTACTCCCCACCAGGCATCCTTTTCCTTCTCCCTCCCCTACGG GTTCCCAGACGCCACAAAATACAACAAGTGAAACAGAAGGTGGTGCAGTAACGTCAGAGAGTCCAAACACCTAA